One segment of Streptomyces bathyalis DNA contains the following:
- a CDS encoding GcvT family protein, with the protein MPDRARVVIIGGGVIGTSVAYHLTELGWTDVVLLEQGQLSSGTTWHAAGLVGQLRASQSGTRLVQYSTQLYERLEAETGLATGYKRCGGVTVARTEDRMTQLRRTAATAEAYDLDCELIGPARAKELYPVLETEDLLGAIWLPGDGTANPTDLTASLAKGARMRGAQVVERTRVTGISTRGGTVTGVTTDKGDIEAEFVVNCAGQWAKAVGELAGVTVPLHSAEHFYVVTDRIDGVHPALPILRDPDGYTYFKEEVGGLVVGGFEPEAKPWVAPDELPYPFEFQLLEEDWDHFSVLMESALLRIPALSETGIKKFYNGPESFTPDNQFILGEAPELRNFYVGAGFNSVGIASAGGAGRALAEWITEGSPTCDVAGVDIRRFGRFNGNNQWLRARVGEILGLHYEVPWPNREVGTARPFRRSPVHHLLENAGAVFGSKMGWERANVFAPAGTEPALEYSWGKQNWQPWADAEHRAARERVALFDQTSFGKLLIKGRDAEALLQWLCTADVAVPPGNTVYTGVLNDRGGYEADVTVTRLAHDEFLWVTSSGAVLRDLDHVRKQTGEDAHVTAVDVTSAYAVFGVMGPHARDLLQGLSRSDLSHEAFPFATSREIDLGHYTVRATRITYVGELGWELYVPVEFAVGVYELLTSAGEQFGLAEAGYYAINSLRLEKGYRAIGSDLTADHNPLEAGLLFACKLKKDIPFRGREALEKARAAGARRKLVSFVLDDAEPMMWGGELVMRDGVAVGQVTSAAWGATLGACVGLAYIWRRDGEPVTRDHLTSGTYEIDIGGRLHGAALHLRAPFDPGFSRVKQ; encoded by the coding sequence ATGCCCGACCGCGCACGCGTGGTCATCATCGGCGGCGGCGTCATCGGCACAAGCGTGGCCTACCACCTCACCGAGCTGGGCTGGACGGACGTCGTCCTGCTCGAACAGGGGCAGCTCTCCTCCGGCACGACGTGGCACGCGGCGGGCCTGGTCGGCCAGTTGCGCGCCTCGCAGAGCGGCACCCGCCTCGTCCAGTACTCCACGCAGCTGTACGAGCGGCTGGAGGCGGAGACCGGCCTGGCCACCGGATACAAGCGCTGCGGCGGGGTGACCGTCGCCCGCACCGAGGACCGCATGACACAGCTCAGGCGGACGGCAGCCACCGCCGAGGCCTACGACCTCGACTGCGAACTGATCGGTCCGGCCCGCGCCAAGGAGCTGTATCCCGTCCTGGAGACCGAGGACCTGCTCGGCGCGATCTGGCTGCCGGGCGACGGCACCGCGAATCCCACCGACCTCACCGCCTCCCTGGCCAAGGGCGCCCGCATGCGCGGCGCACAGGTCGTCGAGCGGACCAGGGTCACGGGGATCTCCACGCGCGGCGGCACCGTCACCGGAGTGACCACGGACAAGGGCGACATCGAGGCGGAGTTCGTGGTCAACTGCGCCGGCCAGTGGGCCAAGGCCGTGGGCGAACTGGCCGGTGTGACCGTGCCGCTGCACTCGGCCGAACACTTCTACGTCGTCACCGACCGGATCGACGGCGTGCACCCCGCTCTGCCGATCCTGCGTGACCCGGACGGCTACACCTACTTCAAGGAGGAGGTGGGAGGGCTTGTCGTCGGCGGCTTCGAACCGGAGGCCAAGCCATGGGTGGCGCCCGACGAACTGCCGTACCCCTTCGAGTTCCAGCTCCTGGAGGAGGACTGGGACCACTTCTCCGTCCTGATGGAGAGCGCCCTGCTGCGCATCCCCGCGCTGAGCGAGACCGGCATCAAGAAGTTCTACAACGGTCCTGAGAGCTTCACCCCGGACAACCAGTTCATCCTCGGCGAGGCGCCCGAGCTGCGGAATTTCTACGTGGGGGCGGGCTTCAACTCCGTCGGCATCGCCTCCGCTGGCGGCGCCGGACGCGCCCTTGCCGAATGGATCACCGAGGGCTCCCCCACCTGTGACGTCGCCGGCGTCGACATCCGCAGGTTCGGGCGCTTCAACGGCAACAACCAGTGGCTGCGCGCCCGCGTCGGCGAGATCCTCGGGCTGCACTACGAAGTGCCGTGGCCCAACCGCGAAGTCGGCACCGCCCGTCCCTTCCGCCGCTCGCCCGTCCACCATCTGCTGGAGAACGCGGGCGCCGTCTTCGGTTCGAAGATGGGCTGGGAGCGCGCCAACGTCTTCGCTCCCGCCGGCACCGAACCGGCCCTTGAGTACTCGTGGGGCAAGCAGAACTGGCAGCCGTGGGCGGACGCCGAGCACCGGGCCGCCCGGGAGCGCGTCGCCCTGTTCGACCAGACGTCGTTCGGCAAGCTGCTCATCAAGGGCCGCGACGCGGAAGCCCTGTTGCAGTGGCTGTGCACGGCGGATGTCGCCGTGCCGCCGGGCAACACCGTCTACACCGGGGTCCTCAACGACCGCGGCGGATACGAGGCGGACGTGACAGTCACCCGCCTCGCCCATGACGAGTTCCTGTGGGTCACCAGCTCCGGGGCCGTGCTGCGGGACCTCGACCATGTGCGCAAGCAGACCGGCGAGGACGCCCATGTCACGGCTGTCGACGTCACTTCGGCGTACGCCGTCTTCGGGGTGATGGGGCCCCACGCCCGCGATCTGCTGCAGGGGCTCTCCCGCAGCGACCTCTCGCACGAGGCGTTCCCCTTCGCCACCAGCAGGGAGATCGACCTCGGCCACTACACGGTGCGCGCCACCCGCATCACCTACGTCGGTGAACTCGGCTGGGAGTTGTACGTGCCAGTCGAGTTCGCCGTCGGCGTCTACGAGCTCCTGACCTCCGCAGGCGAGCAGTTCGGTCTCGCCGAGGCCGGGTACTACGCGATCAATTCACTGCGGCTCGAGAAGGGTTACCGGGCCATCGGCAGTGATCTGACCGCTGACCACAACCCGCTCGAGGCGGGACTGCTCTTCGCCTGCAAGCTCAAGAAGGACATCCCGTTCCGGGGACGCGAGGCCCTGGAGAAGGCCAGGGCCGCCGGCGCGCGGCGGAAGCTGGTGTCGTTCGTGCTCGACGACGCCGAACCGATGATGTGGGGAGGCGAGTTGGTGATGCGCGACGGCGTCGCGGTCGGCCAGGTCACCTCCGCCGCGTGGGGGGCCACCCTGGGCGCGTGCGTCGGCCTGGCGTACATCTGGCGCCGCGACGGCGAGCCCGTCACCAGGGACCATCTGACGTCCGGCACGTACGAGATCGACATCGGTGGCCGGCTGCACGGTGCGGCTCTGCACCTGCGCGCACCGTTCGACCCCGGTTTCAGCCGCGTCAAGCAGTGA
- a CDS encoding site-2 protease family protein, with the protein MRATFVLGRIAGVRIGVHWSVLLIFGLIAFGLAQGRFAVAYPNSPVAAIWVAGFLAAIVFFASLLAHELAHAVVARRNGVGVDDIVLWLLGGAARLKSEASNPAAELRIAGIGPLVSLLLGGLFVLLAWLLSLGPVPGLVVESVAWLGAINVLLAVFNAVPAAPLDGGRLLRAFLWWRTGDRLKATAGATAAGRVFGWLLVLLGVVLFLGSGSFGGLWLSVVGWFLIAAATAEGRQAQLRGVLSGVPVRDAMTSDPVTAPSGLSVADFLSGPSYRYRHSAFPVVHEDGTPAGLLTLDAARKVPWDSAEEVKVDEVMVPLTDVSVVAPQDSLADLVPRIEPGAHNRVLVAEGGRVVGILTSSDISRTVSWLMNFTSQARKDQ; encoded by the coding sequence GTGCGGGCGACCTTCGTACTGGGACGGATCGCCGGTGTCCGGATCGGTGTCCACTGGAGCGTGCTGCTCATCTTCGGACTCATCGCCTTCGGCCTGGCCCAGGGCCGGTTCGCGGTGGCCTATCCGAACAGTCCCGTGGCCGCGATCTGGGTCGCCGGGTTCCTCGCGGCGATCGTCTTCTTCGCGTCCCTCCTCGCCCACGAACTCGCTCACGCCGTCGTGGCCCGCCGCAACGGTGTCGGGGTCGACGACATCGTCCTGTGGCTCCTCGGAGGCGCGGCCCGGCTGAAGTCGGAGGCGTCCAACCCCGCCGCGGAGCTGAGGATCGCCGGGATCGGCCCCCTCGTCAGCCTGCTGCTGGGCGGACTCTTCGTGCTGCTGGCCTGGCTGCTCAGCCTGGGCCCGGTTCCCGGGCTCGTCGTGGAGTCGGTGGCCTGGCTCGGAGCCATCAACGTGCTGCTCGCCGTCTTCAACGCCGTTCCCGCCGCTCCCCTCGACGGCGGACGGCTGCTCCGCGCCTTCCTGTGGTGGCGTACGGGCGACCGGCTGAAGGCGACCGCCGGGGCCACCGCGGCGGGACGCGTCTTCGGCTGGCTGCTCGTGCTGCTGGGGGTCGTCCTCTTCCTGGGCAGCGGCTCGTTCGGCGGGCTGTGGCTGTCGGTCGTCGGATGGTTCCTCATCGCGGCCGCGACCGCCGAGGGGCGGCAGGCGCAGCTGCGGGGCGTGCTGTCCGGGGTGCCGGTACGGGACGCCATGACGTCCGATCCGGTCACCGCGCCGTCCGGACTCTCCGTGGCCGACTTCCTCTCCGGCCCGTCCTACCGGTACAGGCACTCCGCGTTCCCCGTCGTCCACGAGGACGGGACCCCTGCTGGACTGCTGACGCTGGACGCGGCCAGGAAGGTGCCGTGGGACAGCGCCGAGGAGGTGAAGGTCGACGAGGTGATGGTGCCGCTCACGGACGTCTCCGTCGTGGCACCGCAGGACTCGCTGGCCGACCTCGTGCCGCGCATCGAGCCCGGCGCGCACAACCGCGTCCTGGTGGCGGAGGGCGGAAGGGTCGTCGGGATCCTCACCTCCAGCGACATCAGCCGTACGGTGTCGTGGCTGATGAACTTCACCTCGCAGGCACGCAAGGACCAGTGA
- a CDS encoding alpha/beta hydrolase, translating into MAAITYEELQVPVSGGHLTVLHWPATVRPQGDGPAPTVLALHGITSNAMSWAGVAHHLGGRVTLVAPDLRGRAGSSDLPGPYGIAVHADDAVALSRALGLGDVILAGHSMGAFVAAVAAVRHPGHFRSLLLVDGGVGFPVPEGLTSDELVTAVIGPAMDRLKTTFPDRDAYRAFWRGHPAFASSWEPWTEAHIQRDLVGTEPQLRSSCRIDAVRTDGADALGEETTAAVHRLAVPAELLWAERGLLDEPQALYDDERLKAAGIGDTKIRTRMVPGTNHYTLLLGDDGARTVAGSLLAATGAADPDGS; encoded by the coding sequence ATGGCAGCGATCACTTACGAAGAGCTCCAAGTCCCCGTATCAGGGGGCCACCTGACCGTGCTGCACTGGCCCGCGACCGTACGGCCGCAAGGGGACGGACCTGCGCCCACGGTCCTCGCCCTGCACGGGATCACCTCGAACGCCATGTCGTGGGCGGGGGTGGCCCACCACCTCGGCGGCCGCGTCACACTCGTCGCCCCGGACCTGCGCGGCCGCGCCGGGAGCAGCGACCTGCCCGGTCCGTACGGGATCGCGGTGCACGCCGACGACGCGGTGGCGCTGTCCCGTGCGCTGGGCCTGGGGGACGTCATCCTCGCGGGTCACTCCATGGGCGCGTTCGTCGCCGCGGTCGCCGCGGTGCGGCATCCCGGGCACTTCCGGTCGCTGCTCCTCGTCGACGGCGGAGTCGGCTTCCCCGTCCCGGAGGGCCTGACGTCCGACGAACTCGTCACCGCTGTGATCGGACCCGCGATGGACCGGCTGAAGACGACGTTCCCCGACCGCGACGCCTATCGCGCCTTCTGGCGCGGGCATCCGGCGTTCGCCTCCTCCTGGGAGCCGTGGACGGAGGCACACATCCAGCGAGACCTGGTGGGCACGGAGCCCCAGTTGCGCTCCTCGTGCCGGATCGACGCGGTGCGCACCGACGGCGCGGACGCGCTGGGCGAGGAGACCACGGCCGCGGTGCACCGCCTCGCCGTCCCCGCCGAACTGCTCTGGGCCGAACGCGGCCTCCTCGACGAACCGCAGGCCCTCTACGACGACGAGCGGCTGAAGGCCGCCGGAATCGGCGACACGAAGATCCGCACCCGCATGGTTCCCGGCACCAACCACTACACCCTGCTGCTCGGCGACGACGGCGCCAGGACGGTCGCCGGCAGCCTCCTCGCGGCGACCGGAGCGGCGGACCCGGACGGCTCGTAG
- a CDS encoding PaaI family thioesterase, giving the protein MSERTGPFWDAVAGRAPMPRAAATLGLEFVDADPEEGTIELAFNATEAFTNPMGNVLGAFLAAMLYDTVGPALLATVRPDQFQSTLELKVTFLRPVRPGRLVGKGRVLRRDGDLAFLEASLLDGEDLTVATASATARVISLEDAATAV; this is encoded by the coding sequence ATGTCCGAGCGGACGGGACCGTTCTGGGACGCCGTCGCGGGGCGTGCTCCGATGCCCCGCGCCGCCGCCACGCTGGGTCTCGAGTTCGTGGACGCCGATCCCGAAGAGGGCACGATCGAGCTGGCGTTCAACGCGACGGAGGCGTTCACCAACCCCATGGGCAACGTCCTGGGCGCGTTCCTCGCCGCCATGCTCTACGACACCGTGGGCCCCGCGCTGCTCGCCACCGTCCGGCCCGACCAGTTCCAGTCCACGCTGGAGCTCAAGGTGACCTTTCTGCGTCCGGTCCGGCCCGGCCGGCTCGTCGGGAAGGGCCGCGTGCTGCGGCGGGACGGGGATCTGGCGTTTCTTGAGGCGTCTCTCCTCGACGGCGAGGACCTGACGGTGGCAACGGCGTCCGCCACGGCCCGCGTCATCAGCCTCGAGGACGCGGCGACGGCCGTGTGA
- a CDS encoding FadR/GntR family transcriptional regulator, translating to MEASRGWTKIVEQHRTKHLRVVDELGRRIVKGLLAPDRPLPVEDTLAADLGVSRGALREAVKVLAAKGMLRTRPRTGTHVLPRSHWDHLDRDLLQWQQTCEPWQLLRDTGELRRAVEPEAARLAAGRAGPGHIRAMFEALEAMETAAARPGLGEFVEADMAFHRALLDASGNRLLGSLGRALEVALEHSFAVSSQKPGAVEASLPSHRALAEAVQGCRPSDAAAAILAIIESAEEEIARAPGLPGVNGAANGAGNSLP from the coding sequence ATGGAGGCGTCCAGGGGGTGGACAAAGATCGTGGAGCAGCACCGGACCAAGCACCTGCGAGTCGTCGACGAGCTCGGCCGTCGCATCGTGAAGGGCCTGCTCGCCCCGGACCGGCCACTGCCCGTCGAGGACACGCTCGCCGCCGACCTCGGTGTCAGCCGTGGCGCGCTGCGCGAGGCGGTGAAGGTCCTCGCCGCGAAGGGGATGCTGCGGACCCGGCCACGCACCGGCACGCACGTACTGCCCCGCAGCCACTGGGATCATCTGGACCGCGACCTGCTGCAGTGGCAACAGACCTGTGAGCCCTGGCAGTTGCTGCGTGACACCGGTGAACTGCGCCGCGCCGTCGAACCCGAGGCCGCACGGCTCGCGGCGGGACGTGCCGGACCCGGCCATATACGGGCCATGTTCGAAGCGCTGGAGGCGATGGAGACCGCCGCCGCGCGCCCCGGGCTCGGCGAGTTCGTCGAGGCCGACATGGCCTTCCACCGAGCGCTGCTGGACGCCAGCGGCAACAGGTTGCTCGGCTCGCTGGGCCGCGCTCTCGAAGTCGCGCTGGAGCACAGCTTCGCCGTGAGTTCGCAGAAACCGGGCGCCGTCGAGGCCTCACTGCCTTCCCATCGAGCGCTGGCCGAGGCCGTCCAGGGCTGCCGGCCTTCCGATGCGGCCGCGGCCATCCTGGCGATCATCGAAAGCGCCGAGGAGGAGATCGCCCGTGCGCCCGGACTGCCGGGCGTGAACGGTGCCGCGAACGGTGCTGGGAACTCACTGCCCTGA
- a CDS encoding Nramp family divalent metal transporter: MTHTDDRSGTGSSADSHFSLSTRNLPPPEVREMPPPPSKTWRIIGPGIVGAGVGLASGEFILWPYIASQAGLVFLWGAVVGVVTQFFLNMEIERYTLATGETAMTGFNRYWRHWGAVMALLTYAANLWPGWVTSSATMASYVFGGNPAYIAIALLLCIGAILTLAPVVYTALEGLLFVKVAVIGGFFTLAVIFAVKASSWADLPQGVTHTGQFPSDLGVAVLMGALAYAGAGGGQNLCQSNWIRDKGFGMGHYVPRLVSPLTAKKDEDAAATTGYVFVTNEENMARWKRWWRFANTEQAMTFVLVTIVTIVLSSLLAHSTLFGTEGLANDISFLEKEGEALKSQVGEWFGTLFWLIGSFALFTAAAGIVDYTSRLASDVLKSTYMRRSRLSESRLYFFLVWAIVLVGIFVLLTVTDQPLVLLVISACVAGMMMFVYAGLLLYMNRKAMPAPLKVRGVRVAALIWAIVLFGVLTVLTVRQQILDIFG, encoded by the coding sequence ATGACGCACACGGACGACCGAAGCGGCACCGGCAGCTCTGCCGACAGCCACTTCTCGCTGAGCACACGCAACCTGCCACCGCCCGAGGTACGGGAGATGCCGCCGCCGCCCAGCAAGACGTGGCGGATCATCGGGCCCGGCATCGTCGGCGCAGGGGTGGGCCTGGCCTCCGGCGAGTTCATCCTCTGGCCGTACATCGCCTCGCAGGCCGGACTGGTCTTCCTGTGGGGAGCGGTCGTCGGCGTCGTCACCCAGTTCTTCCTGAACATGGAGATCGAGCGCTACACGCTCGCCACGGGCGAGACCGCCATGACCGGCTTCAACCGGTACTGGCGGCACTGGGGCGCGGTGATGGCGCTGCTGACGTACGCGGCGAACCTCTGGCCCGGCTGGGTCACCAGCTCCGCCACGATGGCCTCCTACGTGTTCGGAGGTAACCCCGCGTACATCGCGATCGCGCTGCTGCTGTGCATCGGGGCGATCCTCACGCTCGCCCCCGTCGTCTACACGGCGCTGGAGGGCCTGCTGTTCGTGAAGGTCGCGGTGATCGGCGGGTTCTTCACCCTCGCTGTGATCTTCGCCGTGAAGGCGTCCAGCTGGGCGGATCTGCCGCAGGGCGTGACCCACACCGGCCAGTTCCCGAGCGACCTGGGCGTCGCCGTGCTGATGGGTGCGCTGGCCTACGCCGGCGCGGGCGGCGGACAGAACCTGTGCCAGAGCAACTGGATACGCGACAAAGGCTTCGGCATGGGCCACTACGTGCCGCGACTGGTCAGCCCCCTGACCGCCAAGAAGGACGAGGACGCCGCGGCCACCACCGGCTACGTCTTCGTCACCAACGAGGAGAACATGGCGCGGTGGAAGCGCTGGTGGCGGTTCGCGAACACCGAGCAGGCCATGACTTTCGTCCTGGTCACCATCGTGACCATCGTGCTCTCCTCGCTGCTCGCGCACTCCACGCTCTTCGGCACCGAAGGCCTGGCCAACGACATCAGCTTCCTGGAGAAGGAGGGCGAGGCCCTCAAGTCGCAGGTCGGCGAGTGGTTCGGCACCCTGTTCTGGCTGATCGGCTCGTTCGCGCTGTTCACCGCGGCGGCGGGCATCGTCGACTACACGAGCAGGCTCGCCTCGGACGTGCTCAAGTCGACGTACATGCGCAGGTCCCGGCTCTCCGAGAGCCGGCTGTACTTCTTCCTGGTGTGGGCGATCGTCCTCGTCGGCATCTTCGTCCTGCTGACGGTGACCGACCAGCCGCTGGTGCTGCTGGTGATCTCCGCCTGCGTGGCCGGGATGATGATGTTCGTCTACGCGGGCCTGCTGCTCTACATGAACCGCAAGGCGATGCCGGCACCGCTCAAGGTGCGCGGTGTCCGGGTCGCGGCCCTGATCTGGGCGATCGTGCTGTTCGGTGTGCTGACCGTCCTGACGGTGCGGCAGCAGATCCTGGACATCTTCGGCTGA
- a CDS encoding tetratricopeptide repeat protein produces MSDAASFPADADVAGIGARMLQLRAQRGLTQTELAGERFTRAYVSSIEGGKRTPSPAAATYFAVRLGTDLEDLCFGYPPGRRRELQAEAAEARIVLSGGDTERASAVYEALSAEAEEHQDRTLRALARYGLGLVARHQGDPAAGRMLFEEADALLRERDLAERLPALMGRMWALFAGGSIDDALTLVEEHLREAVRTSQSTVEFALLAACGLPHVERGDLGRAGAVADAALTRAPDVSAPDVLAQGYYHINRVLVAQGRYDEAEQTIVRATALYEHLRLRTEVGMCRFAHGFLTARRGRLSEAEAQLREARGILSETGAVQRRINATAELADVVRKLGRPEEAADLVGECRSVLAPSRQDPEQAAELDRIEARIAVDRGDAAAAEALFRSAIERYLQVGATLEAIGTCRLLGDQLLRRGRSEEAAEVYRQGLAALEGV; encoded by the coding sequence ATGTCAGACGCCGCCTCGTTCCCCGCCGACGCCGATGTGGCCGGGATCGGGGCGCGGATGCTGCAGCTGCGCGCCCAACGGGGGCTGACACAGACGGAGTTGGCGGGCGAGCGGTTCACCCGGGCGTACGTGTCGTCGATCGAGGGCGGCAAGCGCACCCCGTCGCCGGCCGCGGCGACATATTTCGCCGTCCGGCTCGGCACCGACCTCGAAGACCTCTGCTTCGGCTATCCCCCCGGCCGGCGCCGCGAGTTGCAGGCCGAGGCCGCCGAGGCGCGCATCGTCCTGTCCGGCGGAGACACGGAACGGGCGTCCGCCGTGTACGAGGCGCTGTCCGCCGAGGCGGAGGAGCACCAGGACCGGACCCTGAGGGCGCTCGCCCGTTACGGACTCGGCCTCGTGGCCCGGCACCAGGGCGATCCCGCCGCGGGCCGCATGCTGTTCGAGGAGGCGGACGCGCTGCTGCGCGAGCGGGATCTCGCCGAGCGGCTCCCGGCGCTGATGGGCCGGATGTGGGCCCTGTTCGCCGGCGGATCCATCGACGATGCTCTGACCCTCGTCGAGGAACATCTGCGCGAGGCGGTCCGGACGTCCCAGTCGACGGTGGAGTTCGCGCTGCTCGCGGCATGCGGCCTGCCGCATGTGGAGCGCGGGGACCTGGGCCGGGCCGGGGCCGTCGCCGACGCGGCGCTGACGCGGGCTCCGGATGTGAGCGCGCCCGACGTACTCGCCCAGGGCTACTACCACATCAACCGGGTTCTGGTGGCGCAGGGCAGATACGACGAGGCGGAGCAGACGATCGTGCGGGCAACGGCCCTGTACGAACATCTGCGGCTGCGCACCGAAGTGGGCATGTGCCGGTTCGCCCACGGCTTCCTGACCGCGCGCCGTGGGCGGCTCTCCGAGGCCGAAGCGCAGTTACGTGAGGCCCGGGGCATCCTGAGTGAAACCGGCGCCGTTCAGCGCCGGATCAACGCCACAGCCGAACTGGCCGACGTCGTACGCAAGTTGGGTCGGCCCGAGGAGGCTGCCGACCTCGTCGGCGAATGCCGGTCCGTTCTGGCCCCCAGCCGCCAGGACCCGGAGCAGGCCGCCGAACTGGACCGCATCGAGGCACGGATCGCCGTCGACCGGGGTGACGCCGCTGCCGCCGAGGCCCTCTTCCGCTCCGCCATCGAGCGCTACCTGCAGGTCGGCGCCACGCTGGAGGCCATCGGAACGTGCCGTCTTCTCGGTGACCAGCTGCTGCGCAGGGGGCGCTCCGAAGAGGCCGCGGAGGTCTACCGGCAAGGACTGGCCGCGCTGGAAGGCGTGTGA
- a CDS encoding S8 family peptidase, translating into MHYMRSVTRRLSALVPAVLLLTGMQLAGSPAHGATPPSADVRPAATGTGIPGSWIVTLKDGTRSTKSVAGELTRRSDGRVSHVYKEVLNGFSAKMTKAQAHKLAADPRVALVEQDSKVTASDTQPDATWGIDRIDQRDLPLSGTYTYNTTASNVHVYVIDTGLRTSHSEFGGRASIGTDTVGDGQNGNDCNGHGTHVAGTTAGSTYGVAKAASIVGVRVLDCGGSGSTAGVIAGVDWVTANAVKPAVANMSLGGGASDTLDAAVRNSVSSGVSYALAAGNGDFLGNPVDACTVSPARVTEAITVGATDNTDTRASFSNYGTCVDVFAPGVDVTSSWNTDDSATNTISGTSMASPHTAGVAALYLADHPDASPTEVRDALVNNATNDKVQDPMAGSPNKLLHSLF; encoded by the coding sequence GTGCACTACATGCGATCTGTGACCCGTCGTCTGAGCGCTCTCGTTCCAGCAGTTCTGCTGCTGACAGGCATGCAACTGGCCGGCTCGCCGGCCCACGGCGCAACACCCCCCTCCGCCGACGTCCGGCCGGCCGCCACCGGGACAGGGATCCCGGGCAGCTGGATCGTCACCCTCAAGGACGGCACCCGGTCGACGAAGTCTGTCGCGGGTGAACTCACCAGGCGCAGCGACGGCCGCGTCTCCCACGTCTACAAAGAGGTCCTGAACGGCTTCTCCGCGAAGATGACCAAGGCTCAGGCCCACAAGCTGGCCGCCGACCCCCGCGTCGCCCTCGTGGAACAGGACTCGAAGGTCACGGCCAGCGACACCCAGCCCGACGCCACCTGGGGAATCGACCGCATCGACCAGCGGGACCTGCCCCTGAGCGGCACGTACACGTACAACACCACGGCGTCCAACGTGCACGTCTACGTCATCGACACCGGACTGCGCACCTCGCACAGCGAGTTCGGCGGCAGGGCGTCCATCGGTACGGACACCGTCGGCGACGGCCAGAACGGGAACGACTGCAACGGGCACGGCACTCACGTCGCGGGCACCACTGCCGGGTCCACCTACGGCGTGGCCAAGGCCGCCTCGATCGTCGGCGTCCGGGTTCTCGACTGCGGTGGTTCCGGCAGCACCGCCGGCGTGATCGCGGGGGTCGACTGGGTCACCGCCAACGCCGTCAAGCCGGCCGTCGCCAACATGAGCCTCGGCGGCGGCGCCAGCGACACCCTCGACGCGGCCGTGCGCAACTCCGTCTCCTCCGGCGTGAGTTACGCCCTTGCCGCCGGCAACGGGGACTTCCTCGGGAATCCCGTGGATGCCTGCACCGTCAGCCCCGCCCGGGTGACCGAGGCGATCACCGTCGGCGCCACCGACAACACCGACACGCGCGCGTCCTTCTCCAACTACGGAACATGCGTGGACGTGTTCGCCCCCGGCGTGGACGTCACGTCGTCCTGGAACACCGACGACAGCGCCACGAACACCATCAGCGGCACCTCGATGGCCTCGCCCCACACGGCAGGCGTCGCCGCTCTCTACCTGGCCGACCACCCCGACGCCTCGCCCACCGAGGTCCGGGACGCTCTGGTGAACAACGCCACGAACGACAAGGTCCAGGACCCGATGGCCGGTTCTCCGAACAAGCTCCTCCACAGCCTGTTCTGA